Genomic DNA from Solanum dulcamara chromosome 4, daSolDulc1.2, whole genome shotgun sequence:
TTCGATTCTCTGTTAAATTTAGGAATGTAACAAAGGGAGTTTGTTTCAAATTCTGGtggtatattttgaaaattaccATTACAGAAAAAGCAACTGAGAAAAATATGGGCTGTTATCTTTTCCAATTTCGAGTTGGAATTTGTGCCGTGCTATGTACTGTTGCTAGTGTATTTTGTGCAAATCATCAGATTTCCTTCTAGAAGTTATATGCATTTGTTTTGCTTTCTTCTTCTATCTCTTATTACTACACGTCTTCTACTATTATATTAAGATTGCTTAAGCTACTCTATTGTATGATTCGGGCATTTTATTTCCTTGGtttcttttcataaattttatttttacttttctgTATTTTAAGTTGCTTAGTGGTTTTTGTTTGGGTGGGTGGATTTGCATCATTCAGCTATTTATTGCTTCTTGTTTCATCTTCTTTATGCATGTTCCTCCGTCACTTCTGAGCAGGATATAAAAGCATATTTGTTTATTGGCAAGCTTATAATGGTTGTTCTGGATTCTGCTTAGAATGATGGAACCAATGATGTGATGATTGTCAAATTTGTTTGAAGAAAAGTTATTTCAGTTGTTGGCCTTGTGATAAATTATGACTggtttcatgcctttgcttctTTTTCACTTGGTTTCCATTTGGTTTGCTTTGTCGGAATTGGAAGTGCACCTATGGAATTTCAATACCTTTCTGGACAAACAAGTAACAACAATGAAACAACctactaaaagaaattaaaaaaagaaagaacattGATTAGCAAATGAAGTTTTGCCACTACTGCCTCTCTGTATGTCTTTAGCCCCAGCTTTACCTGTTCTGTGAGTAAGAAGAAACTTGTTCAGAACTTGCCTGCAGGAAAGTTTTGCTAAAGGATGCAGTGTAGGAAAGAGAAAAAACGTTTGCAAACTTTGCATCTAGACCAGCCTAAACTCTTGCTAGATGCTTATGCAGCCATTATCTACATTGGATGGTGTTCCTTAAGATATTATCAGTGCATTTTTCAATTGTTTCCATATTTGCAAACTTGTCTACCATAACTAtacaattttttcattttaggtATGGCCCGTTCTGGATATGCAGTACCTTGGTTTTTGTTGCGGCTTCCATTGGTACATTTATTACCTATATAGCACACAAGCTACAGAACAAGGAGTGGAACTATGACATCAACCTTGTCACATGGTCCGCGGGTTTATTCTATGGTTATTCCACTATAGTTCCTCTTTGCTTGTTTCTAGTCCTCAAGTACTTCTCTGCTCCATCTGGTCTCGTTCAGCTGCTGTGCCTTTATGGCTATTCCCTTTTTGTCTTCATTCCAGCATTGGTAAGTTTTCGTGATTACAGTATACTTTTGTTGAACTTTTGGAATCCTGTTGCTTGATTAACCATTTCACTCTCATTTTAAATTTGGCATTAAGATCCTTACTAAGATCTATGGTTACTCTGTTTACAGTGTCTGTCTCTTATTCCCTGGGAGATAGTGAGATGGGTGGTTGCTGGTGTAGCTGGCTTCATGTCTGCCACATTTGTTTCTCTTAATCTGAAACACCATATAGCATCGGCTGGCGAAAGGTGGTTCTTTATTGTGGCTGCTATCTTCCTGTTGCAACTTGCTCTTGCTTTGGTACTGAGGGTTTACTTATTCAACGTTACAGTATAGCTATGACACTATTGAAATGTGTCGAGGATCGGTTTGAACATGTCATATTAATCACAGAGTGAGCACACTGTTCTTCGTATCACTTGACTGGAAGTGTGGCTTGGTCATTGAAACGGAACTGTATTCATTCATTTTTGACGATATACAATAATATAGTTCACTTTCAACAAAAGGGTTCTTTCTCAACTTTTGGTCCTCTTTTCCCCTTTATTTTAAGGTGTATGTCAAAATCTTTAGCGGTGTCTTCATAAGTAGGTTTGAGAATGTTACCCTTTTGAGCTTTAATATTGGTCTTGAAGTTCCAGGGATCGATGATTTGGTCAAGCATTTGTATTTAGTGGGGTTTTAATTCTAATGTCAAGATTTGTTAGCAAATTCCACCTACAAGATATTCAAAGCATGCGGAAATACTTTTGCTTGCCACGATGATCCTTGAATGACCAAATTTTCAATTTGTTGTCTTACCATTTCTTACTTTGCCTTCTCCTTTTGCGGTCAACATTTGATTCTAATGATTAATTACTATTTTATCAACTCTTGCTGCTGCACTCGTTAATTCTATATCTCCTCATAGTCAGACCATTCATTGTGAATATAAAGAGGGGTTCTTTTTCTTCATACATGATATTAAATTTACGTATAAACTTTTTCACAAGTCGATGgagtatatatatttagaaagATTGATTAAATCGACGACCCTGGAATCTTTTGAAGTCATCAAGTTGGCTAAGACATGAGGAGACAACTACTGCAAGCTATAATTTTGCCAGTTAGCATACAGGAAGATCCCAACACATGATCATAATCTCAAAGTTTAACCATATACATTATACAACACGTGTAGTGATTGTATCTTAGAGTTTAACCAATGTGCCACTAAAACAAAGGTATTTTTTCCCGAGGGGAATACAGTTTAATCACCCTAAGCCATAACTCAATTAGCAACTTGACTAGCAATTTCAGATCTTTGAATAAATATAGAAAGATGTTCTTCCTGCGGCCCaagtgtgtgtgtatatatatatatatgactttcTTCTCCCCCGGAAATCATAGTAGAAAGGGTATTTTCTCCAGGCATATTTCAAAAGTAATtacaagaatttcaaaaaccaAGAAGGCGGCTAGACACCACGTCAAATGGCTCATCTAGATGCTACGCCTCTTAACTCTATAAGTGCTCATTTTCCAATACGTTTAGTGCATTAGAGATATTAACTGGTTTGCTTAGTAAAAAAATTAGGCATTAGTAAAAGGGAAAAAAACAATTTGCCCAAACACAAAAAACCCGTCAATGAATTGTGAAGAAGTAGATTTAATAAATCAAGAAGGTTGTCTGTTAACttgttaataaaaataaatcccaaagtaccaaaacatatataagtcagaaaaattcaagaaatgaGTACTCATTTATAGTAATCAATTAACCTATTGAAGAAAGAGTTGAGCTTTTGAGGAAAAAAGCATAATCGACTTGATGCAAAAGAAAGAGTACCAATAACTCGTTTTACTATAGTATATAATTTAAACAAAACGTCACAAGATTTCATGGTcggagagatagagagagatgATAATTTAATAGTACAAATCTCTACTTTTAAGAGAGGTTagaacaaaagaagaaacaaaagatGGTATTAAACCAAGGAAGAAGTCTAactcaaaacaaaacaaaacgcTAAAGATGCCTTTTATGAAAAATGTGTTTGTTTCTTCAAAGGCAAGAACCCTTTTGATTATGAAATCAAAGCCATAAAGTACTTTTAACATATTTCTCCCTGTTCGATTCATTCGATTCGTTACACATTTTTCTTGTTAGTCTATCATATAAAGAGTGTCACTTTccttaattaagaaaaaaattagattttaaaattctattacttattttaaaccacaaattttaattttttgttttgaactTTAGGGCGTAGGTCACAGTCAACACAAGAGCTAAATTAAGTCCTACTATAACCTAGGTATTTGCACAAACATTAGGTTTTGGCCTTTTAGACTTTTAGGGAAAGATACTAAGCTAGAGTCAAGTTAGATCCTGaatttaaggtatgtggattttTACCTAAAAGTTTATAGAAAAAGCCTATTGGTAGAAATTTCTAAGAATTTTAGCAATCACTGTTTGTGCTGACATTACATTTTGTCATCATCCATACTTCTCCAAGAATGTAActtctttatttaaaattactaaccaaaacaaaaaaaaaaattcaaccaaatcCCACACAAAACCGAAAGCCCTTTGTATATATTGACTAATTACTTTTCACACACACATTGTTTAGAAAGCTACTACCATGCAGCTCCCTCAAATATATATACTCATTCACAACATTTAATCTTTTCTCACTTGGTTCAGTAGCAAtatctttaatatttttcaatacaAACACATTCTCACGCAAAATACATCAATCATTAAAGGGCCATGTTTGCCAAAAGAAGTATAGTACTTTTATTAATGATCTTTGTGACGATACAACAAGATGTTTTGGGAGGTCGCGGGTACCTGATGGAGCAAGATAACAACAACATTAATATGGAAGATAATGCACAAAGTCCTGTAGCTATTACAAGGAGAAGCCATATTATTGGAGATGATGAAGGTGGTTTTGTTGCATATGTCAATAGAGAAGTGCCCTCTACTCCTGATCCCTTGCACAATAGATGAGTAAATTAAAGAAGAGATAGTTGTACATATATAGATAAATCATTGCAAGGTGTGTATTCTTTAGGTACTTGTTATCTCTTGCGGCATAAACAACGACGTGGGTAACTCAAGAAATTCAATCACCATTTATCGTTTTTTGTTTCTGCTGGAATTTGAGTTTTGCTTCGATAAAGCCCATCTGATCATTTATAGGACCACTACACCACACCTTTGGGTGCGAGTAATATTCTTATACTATTTTGTATGTTAGCAAAAAGAATTGGTATGATTGGAGATGCTTCACAACCCCTTGCATGAAAGATACAAACGAATTGCTTTGTAAGGGGCTGTGAATCATTGTCATTTTTGTAATAATGGAACAAAACACTTGGGagttccttttttttaaaaaaaatataaaaataaattactgCCTTTTCTTTGACTTCTTGTAATCAACAGCTCTGGAAATCCCTAGAGATTTGAGTATGagattttcttttattctttcattatttAGATTGTAAAACCTGCTTACATTTACCTATTTCCCACCATGTGAACGCTGTTTTCTCAAGTAGAATATTACATCAGTCTCTTTAATATTATTGTGTAATTCTTTCATTGATTCACGGAGAGGAAAAAATCAGGCCACTgcaaaaaaaaggtaaaaaagaaagagatttACCCAAACAAACAAGAAGATTACCATATAGCAAAAGAAACCTTTGAAAAGTACTACAGGATTtccaattttttaatattacagtgagttcaaaaattcaattttccTCTACTTTTATGGAATAattaataagtttttttttaataaaaaaataattatgttggAATACATGTAGGGTCATTTGTGGAGTGCATAGAATGGTGAACATTGAATAAGACTTTGAAGCTTGCAGAATAAGTCTAAAACATCCTTTAATTATTGACTTCAATAATACAGAAGGACTGAATTAAATAACTCCCATTTTCCTCATTAATTTGACTAATAATTGTAGTTGTGATTTCCATGGGGATGTGACTAATAAACTTGTAGAAAAAGATAACATCATGCACACGCGTTGAAAATTAAGCTCATTGTAGGACCCTTTTATCACATGGATTAAGGACTAATTAGGTCCTACATTGAATTACTCCAAAAAGCATCTTCGAGTTTACTTCAACTTTCCTCTCATTTAATTTCTACTAGTAATATTCTAATTTAGGCTCCCCTTTGCGTATAACAACTTGCCTCTGAAAACTGGTAGTACCAGAGATTTGATAGGACATGTATCAATGTACATATATCTATAGTATCCTCAAAAACTTGCATGTCACATAACGCAATTGTTTCTCAAATATCTTGCAGAATACCATTGATGAAAGCAACGAAAAATTACCACAATATCCAGCAATTTGTAGGATTTTGAACTTTTCATGTATAAACCAAACAATTTGTTAGAAATTTTTAATAAGTGAAATATGTATTCACTTCAACAAGATGTTTGATAAGTTGaaaccattttttttaaaataagaatgTCACAATGTTATGAATTAACTTAAGAGAATGAACAGGCTCCCTCTACAGTCATTTCACCATAATGGTAATATAGTCATGAGCTTTCCCATACTACTAACCAGCCCATTACTGTAAAATCCCTTGATTCAGAAAATCATTACTGACAATTCCATCTACAGTAGGGATAACAGCAAAATATAGGTTCGAAACAGGTTTAaataatcatgaaattaacATCTGCCCCACAGAGTAATATGAGTTAAAAACCAAAAATGACATCAAGTGGGAATAGCAATCTGCTTTTCTATGTTGATGACCCCACTTAAATAAACTGTTTTCTAATTCGTTTGTTACACTTCCAAAATTCAAAACTAGCCGTCCTTGCCTTCATTCCCTTGTTCCTCCTCGGGGCTTCTTATAAGGAGGGGGTACAAGTTCAAGAGAATACATGCATCAGCTCTTTTCACAATGGAAGTTTAAGTGTAAGATTGGATAGATTATCATGCCTTTGACTTCTTTCCTTTAGCTTCTTTTGCTGGAGGGTCCTGGAAAGGCATGAATGTCTTCCCGCCCATGTATGGCCGTAGAACTTCAGGAATTTCAACTCCATCCTCCCTCTGGTTGTTCTCAAGTATACAGCACATAGTCCTCTCTGTCGCTGTAAGGGTGGAGTTCAATAAATGCACATACTGCTTCGCTTGCTCATTACCCTAAGGAAACAATAATGTCAAAGTAGTTCAGATTTGTGTGACAATATAAACATTGGAAACTGAAGCTGACTTGCCCTGTTCGCAAACACTCTGAATAAACACCACTAGTGAAAGACAATAAATCAACAATTATTGGCTTAATGCCTAGAGATTTCTTCTTTTGCAGCCATACATGTCCTATGAAGGGAAAATTACCTTCTTCTGTCCAAACCGAATTTCCAATTTCCTCGACTGATAGTCTGTGCAGTTTGAGCAGGACACAAGCTCTCTATAAGTCGATGATGCAGGGTACCACCCTTCCAGATCATACTTTTTTGCTGCGGCATCATTCAGTGCGCCAGAAACAATAGCCACAATTTGGTAAGGAATATTTAACTGTGAACAAGAAAAGCGATATTTAGATTTCCTTGAAATCAGCCTAATGATAAATAATATGACTAAACAGAAGTAAATGCCTAGTATTGTCGACACAGTGAAACAGAATCCATTCCTGAGCTGCAGAGTCATTTCagagtgaattttttttaatcagatAGTGGTCTCAGAAATCTCAAAAGGATAAACTTCTTTTGGATACGTAAATCTCGGGTTATAAAGCTTACTAGTCATCTAGACTCTAGAGAACCAAAAGACAATAGGTGGTGGAATCCCTAAACACCTCCAACGCTAGCCACAATTTGGTAAGGAATCTAGAGTGATATAATGGAAGAGCTATGTTTAGATTTTCTTACACCCAGAGTATGTCAAGCAAAGTTTGAGATAAGTTTAATAATAGATAACATGACTGACCAATAGTAAACACCTACAATTATCTAATATTTAGAAATAAAGTGAACTAGAATGCATTCCTTTGCTGCAGAAGCTATTTCAGTCTGAATTTTTGTTCAGATAGTGGTCTTAGAAATCTCAAAGGTACAAAGTTTTTTTGGATACGTAAATCTCAAAATTACAAAACTTACTAACCATCTAGTCTAGATAAAACCAAAGGCTGGGATCCAATAAGCAGCGACTCACATGTCGTTGCCGATTACTAAACCAACATCACCGCCAAGACTCCAACCAAATGAAAAATCCAACCATCATCGGCAAACCAACATACCAGTCcaacataatcataaattttagaAAACATTTTCCCTTTTAAAAACCAATACCAGCCTCATACGCACCCTAATACATCCTCTACACAAGCATTTTCTGTAGTATTTCCTGTATGAAGAATTGCACATCCAGGTTGGTAAAGCCCAGTATCTAGTATGTCTTGGTAGGGTTGGAGAATTTAGCATCTTTTCTGCTGTATCTGGTTCCTGTATCTTTTCTGCGCGTATGCTCATGGAaaatacatatatgattcaGTTGAAAAGTACATGTATGGGAAAGTTACCCATCAATATATTTTTTGGTTCCGGTCCAGATTCCCTATATGGGTAGCTGTTGAGGTGGTCTGTTATTTAAGGAACTTCAATTATTCCCTTATACCTGTTTTGCATGACTAAGTTATTTGATACCGAAGTCGCTAATAAGTGACTTAAATGTGAGTGGTTAATTGTAAATTCACTAataatctttttttaataaacaaGAAACACCAAGGGAGTGGTTCAAAACTCGCGGTGAATAACAGGCTCACTCTTCTAACCTTCTCGACTTAAATACTAGGCATTTGTCAGTGGCAAGTTTTGAATATGTTACTTGTACCTAACCCACACGTCACAAGTTGCAGTCTTACCACTAGATCAAAGCACTAGGAGCGACAAAAGCCCTTAAAGAGGTGGCCTAAGGATCAAAGAGTTGGAATAGCAACCTTAGGAACCAATCCTTAGAGGCAACAAAAGGTAACTCTTACCTTCTACCTAAACTTTGATGTGCAAATTCACCCTATACATGTGCTAGTGGGAGGTCGGACCTGGTAGGATCAGTCAGTTGTACACAAGTAGGATTAGTCAGAGGCAACAAAAGGtgaattcttaccttctacCTAAACCTTGATGTGCAGATTCACCCTACACATGTGCTAGTGGGAGGTCGTACCTGGTAGGATTAGTCAGTTGTGCACAAGTAGGTCCtgattaataaaaaaaactaaaaagcaAAACAGATTCTGGGCCTATTCCAAAAGAACTTCATTTTGCAACTGCCCGATCAATTTGCAGCAATTCAATTATTCATTACCACTATATCTTTAAGCACAAAATTGCAGGATTTAACAGAATTGAGTCGCTTAAACAAACAACTTCGATTTCAAAAATAGCTAATTATAGAATACTATTTTATTAAGCAATTAAACTCTATATATCAGAATATGGGATAGCGGACAAAAGAAAGATTATTTCAAGAAAAGAACCCCAGATGGGCTAAATGAGATAATGTGATTGTTTTTGCATCGGTGTGTTCAGGAGGTGCAAACCCAAATAAAAGGACATTCTGATTCCAATGAATGATTGAGGGACTTTGGCGACTCGTTGAGTTAGAAATAGACCTTTGTCCTATCAATATTGCTTGAGCAGCTTTAAAGATACTTCTAACAGAAGGCAATATCCCCGAAAAAGGAATACAAAATCAGATGTACCTGCTGAAAGAATTCCTCTGAGTTTTTAATCATCTCCTCATGCATGTCCCAGGAGTCATTGCCATTTGGACTGGTCAAACAAAATTGTTCCACTTTCTCAAACTGATGGACTCTAAAAATTCCAAGTGTGTCGCGGCCATGCGAACCAGCTTCCTTGCGGAAGCATGACGAATATCCAGCATACCTGGTGAATGGCATATATGTTAGTCCATAAAAGCCAACTGGCAATAGAAGCAATAGAGGACATTGTTGGTGCCAGGTTGTGTTACAATACCTTAACGGAAGCTGTGAAGGATGAATCCAGTCATCCAAATGATAAGCGCAGAGAGGTTGTTCAGCGGTGGCAATCAGATATTTGTCATCTCCCTCACCAGTGACCTATCAAAACAGAAGATAATTGAGGTATGTCTTGACACCAAGCCATCAATAATTTCAAACAGGAAAGCATGAAATACCTGTCATCTTGTAAGAATAACGCTAAGAATGTAGAGTTAATGTAACCTTAAATCATCAGGGATAGGGAAATTCTattctgatgtatatattttgggaCTTTATTGTCCATTTAGTGAAatatctttttctttaaaaaaaaatgatgagtTACTATCACTAATGAACAGTATATTGGAGATTTTTTCATTCTGACAGGACTCAAAGGATCCTCTAAAATAATCCGACATTGTTTTCAAAAGGACTTCTGTTGCAGTTACAGCAACTAATTCATCGAATGGGCTGCACTATGAGTCTCTATTAAGTCCATTCAGCTCCATGTACCAAAATATACGGAAGATTACCTTGTAAAGTTCTTCATCAAACTGAGCTAACTGAGCACACTTTGCCATAATATCTTTCCTCATGAAGAACGGAGTCTGCAATGGAGTATATTTCCTCTTCTCCAGGAAATCAAGAGCAAAATTAATTAATGCTTGGTTAAGACGTACACCATCCCCTTTCAGATAGTAACCTCTTCCTCCAGCAACATTTGCACCTATATATTTTAGATATCTTTGCATTAACTTGCAAGTAATATACCAGTGAACAAAAGAATACAAATTGAACAACAAAATAAGGAAAAGGGCAAGAGGAACAATTTATCCTGAATATAGTGGGTTGACAGATAAAAagtaaaaagggcagcccggtgcactaaagctcctgctctgcgcagggtccggagaagggcccgaccacaaaggtctattgtacgcagccttaccttgcatttctgccagaggctgtttccaaggctttgAACCCGTGAcgtcctggtcacatggcagcaactttaccagttactccaaggctccccttcttgCCAGATAAAAAGTAACGGATGGAAAACCAACTCCAGAATACAAAATATGACCAAATAAAACTGTGAACAAAGCAAGCATTTAATGGGTAAATGTAAAATTAAAAAGCCAGtctgagagagagagagagagaaaaggcAGAGCCGCTCAGCATCATGTTTTAAATAAGCAGCCAATCATGGGATTCTATATAAGTTTGTTTGATATTTAATGCATAAAAAACACTCTTATGGTGTTTTTAGAGAAAGATGTCCTGTTTTCTAATACCTACATTTTTTGCCCTGGTAATATTTTCTTGCAGGCAGCGATTCAGTATCAATTTATTTATTCCAGGCTTGTATTGggaaaaggggggggggggggagctGTTTCAGGAAATGGAAatagaaattctagaaaaaTTGAGAACAAGAATGTCGTGAATACGGGAATGTGGACAAGTAGCGTGTAGCTAGtacctaataaggaatttaccATTTAGAATCCTTGATATCAACAACTTCTACTTCTCAAACTACCTGGTTTCCCTCTTTCAgagcttccctaaagatattcACTTCAACAGCGtgctaagaaaaaaaaacacaatatGATGCATTTAGTTTTCAGTATTAAGAATATTCTCCACGGCATTAGGATAACTCCTACTAGTATGTGTTAGCTATTCAGTATATGATGTGGATTAGCTGGCGAGAAATTACTCATTGCTACCTGGTTCAGGGAGTCATTCAAAATAACATGCAAGAAAGCACAATCCATAAAACAAGTGCACTTAATAAATGCAAGATGTCTAATCCCATAAGCTCAATATAGCCCTTACCCTTTGTTATGTCTGCAATTCCAAGAGCTTCAACGAGATCAACATGATTTTTAAGACCCTTCTCAGTCCGCCTCTC
This window encodes:
- the LOC129886210 gene encoding uncharacterized protein LOC129886210, with the translated sequence MMSSNYTAIDNQNVSGSVPAAADPPGQVAVKFTESNLQTFPPSSSHGKISGASGPPRDADDTFSKPVSGSDEPQQSGWFRAFTIAAYKPYFDVDTSDVLERIKDSLLPFTGSFSEKTADKPDLYGPFWICSTLVFVAASIGTFITYIAHKLQNKEWNYDINLVTWSAGLFYGYSTIVPLCLFLVLKYFSAPSGLVQLLCLYGYSLFVFIPALCLSLIPWEIVRWVVAGVAGFMSATFVSLNLKHHIASAGERWFFIVAAIFLLQLALALVLRVYLFNVTV
- the LOC129886211 gene encoding serine--tRNA ligase; translation: MLDINLFREDKGHNPEIIRESQRRRFADVNLVDQVIQLDREWRQRQFEVDNLRKDFNKINKEVAKLKISGEDASQKIKDTAENKQLTAKKEAEVQEARAALYSKLEIIGNLVHDSVPVSNDEANNVVVRTWGERRTEKGLKNHVDLVEALGIADITKGANVAGGRGYYLKGDGVRLNQALINFALDFLEKRKYTPLQTPFFMRKDIMAKCAQLAQFDEELYKVTGEGDDKYLIATAEQPLCAYHLDDWIHPSQLPLRYAGYSSCFRKEAGSHGRDTLGIFRVHQFEKVEQFCLTSPNGNDSWDMHEEMIKNSEEFFQQLNIPYQIVAIVSGALNDAAAKKYDLEGWYPASSTYRELVSCSNCTDYQSRKLEIRFGQKKGNEQAKQYVHLLNSTLTATERTMCCILENNQREDGVEIPEVLRPYMGGKTFMPFQDPPAKEAKGKKSKA